A single genomic interval of Capricornis sumatraensis isolate serow.1 chromosome 11, serow.2, whole genome shotgun sequence harbors:
- the ADHFE1 gene encoding hydroxyacid-oxoacid transhydrogenase, mitochondrial — MAAARARVVHLLRLLQRAACQCPSHSHTYSQAPGLSPSGKTTDYAFEMAVSTIRYGAGVTKEVGMDLQNMGAKNVCLMTDKNLSHLPPVQTVMDSLVKNGINFKVYDHVRVEPTDTSFMEAIEFAKKGAFDAFLAVGGGSTIDTCKAANLYSSSPDSDFLDYVNVPIGKGKPVTVPLKPLIAVPTTSGTGSETTGVAIFDYEHLKVKTGIASRAIKPTLGLIDPLHTLHMPGRVVANSGFDVLCHALESYTALPYHMRSPCPSSPITRPAYQGSNPISDIWAVHALRIVAKYLKRAVRNPDDLEARSNMHLASAFAGIGFGNAGVHLCHGMSYPISGLVKTYKAKDYDVDHPLVPHGLSVVLTSPAVFTFTSQMFPERHLEVAEILGADTRTARRPDAGPVLADTLRKFLFDLDVDDGLAAIGYSKADIPDLVKGTLPQERVTKLAPRPQSEEDLSALFEASMKLY; from the exons ATGCCAGTGCCCGAGTCATTCTCATACTTATTCCCAAG CTCCTGGACTTTCACCTtctgggaaaacaacagattatGCCTTTGAG ATGGCTGTTTCAACTATTAGATATGGAGCAGGAGTTACCAAGGAAGTGGGCATG GACCTACAAAACATGGGTGCTAAAAATGTTTGTTTGATGACAGACAAgaacctctcccacctccctcctgtaCAGACAGTGATGGATTCACTAGTGAAGAATGGCATAAACTTTAAGGTTTATGATCATGTGAGAGTGGAACCAACTGATACAAG cttCATGGAAGCCATTGAATTTGCCAAAAAGGGAGCTTTCGATGCCTTCCTGGCCGTGGGTGGCGGTTCCACCATAGACACCTGTAAAGCCGCTAATCTGTATTCATCCAGCCCTGACTCTGACTTCCTAGACTACGTCAATGTCCCCATTGGGAAGGGAAAGCCTGTGACTGTGCCTCTGAAACCTCTGATCGCAG tTCCAACTACCTCAGGCACAGGGAGCGAAactactggagttgccatttttGACTACGAACACTTGAAAGTAAAAACTG GCATTGCTTCGCGAGCCATCAAACCCACACTGGGCCTGATTGATCCTCTGCACACCCTTCACATGCCTGGGCGGGTGGTCGCCAACAGTGGCTTCGATGTGCTCTG CCACGCCCTGGAGTCCTACACTGCCCTCCCGTATCACATGCGAAGCCCCTGCCCTTCAAGCCCCATCACTCGGCCAGCCTACCAGGGCAGCAACCCCATCAGCGACATCTGGGCAGTCCATGCACTGCGGATTGTTGCCAAGTATCTGAAGAG GGCTGTCAGAAATCCTGATGATCTTGAAGCAAGGTCTAATATGCACTTGGCAAGTGCTTTTGCTGGCATTGGCTTTGGAAATGCTGGTGTTCATCTATG ccaTGGAATGTCTTACCCAATTTCGGGCTTAGTGAAGACTTATAAAGCAAAGGATTACGATGTGGATCATCCCCTGGTG CCTCACGGCCTTTCTGTGGTACTCACCTCCCCAGCAGTGTTCACGTTTACATCACAGATGTTTCCTGAGCGGCACTTGGAAGTGGCAGAAATATTGG GAGCTGACACCCGCACTGCCAGGAGGCCAGATGCTGGGCCTGTCTTGGCAGACACGCTGCGGAAATTCTTATTCGATCTGGATGTGGATGACGGCCTGGCTGCCATTGGCTACTCCAAGGCCGACATCCCTGACCTGGTGAAAGGAACGCTGCCCCAG GAAAGAGTCACCAAGCTTGCACCACGCCCTCAGTCAGAAGAGGATCTATCTGCTCTGTTTGAAGCATCAATGAAActgtattaa